A part of Emys orbicularis isolate rEmyOrb1 chromosome 13, rEmyOrb1.hap1, whole genome shotgun sequence genomic DNA contains:
- the CHMP6 gene encoding charged multivesicular body protein 6 isoform X1, with amino-acid sequence MGNLFGRKRRSRVTEQDKAVLQLKQQRDKLKQYQKRITLNLERERSVARQLLRDGKKEKAKSLLKKKRYQEQLLDKTENQISNLERMVQDIEFTQIEMKVIEGLKIGNECLNKMHEVMSVEEVERIIDETQDAVEYQKQIDEMLAGSFTEEDEDAILEELNAITQEQLELPEVPAEPLPEKTPGRVSLFDRTTSCFSCIFSGV; translated from the exons ATGGGGAACCTGTTCGGCCGCAAGCGGCGGAGCCGCGTCACGGAGCAGGACAAGGCCGTGCTG CAACTGAAACAGCAGCGGGATAAACTGAAGCAGTATCAGAAACGGATAACTCTGAATCTGGAAAGAGAGAGATCTGTAGCCCGGCAGCTGCTGAGAGATGGCAAGAAAGA AAAAGCCAAGTCATTGCTAAAGAAGAAGCGCTACCAAGAGCAGCTGCTAGATAAAACAGAAAACCAAATCAGCAACCTGGAACGCATG GTCCAGGATATTGAATTCACCCAGATTGAAATGAAGGTGATTGAAGGCCTGAAAATTGGCAATGAATGTCTGAATAAAATGCATGAG GTCATGTCAGTAGAAGAAGTGGAAAGAATAATAGATGAAACCCAAGATGCTGTGGAATATCAAAAG CAAATCGATGAAATGTTGGCTGGCAGCTTCACCGAAGAAGATGAAGATGCCATTTTAGAAGAATTAAATGCCATTACTCAG GAACAGCTCGAGCTCCCTGAAGTTCCCGCTGAGCCACTCCCGGAAAAGACCCCAGGTAGAGTCTCTTTATTTGATCGTACGACTTCCTGCTTCTCCTGCATCTTCTCAGGGGTCTAA
- the CHMP6 gene encoding charged multivesicular body protein 6 isoform X2, with product MGNLFGRKRRSRVTEQDKAVLQLKQQRDKLKQYQKRITLNLERERSVARQLLRDGKKEKAKSLLKKKRYQEQLLDKTENQISNLERMVQDIEFTQIEMKVIEGLKIGNECLNKMHEVMSVEEVERIIDETQDAVEYQKQIDEMLAGSFTEEDEDAILEELNAITQEQLELPEVPAEPLPEKTPEASPVKIKAKPELVAAS from the exons ATGGGGAACCTGTTCGGCCGCAAGCGGCGGAGCCGCGTCACGGAGCAGGACAAGGCCGTGCTG CAACTGAAACAGCAGCGGGATAAACTGAAGCAGTATCAGAAACGGATAACTCTGAATCTGGAAAGAGAGAGATCTGTAGCCCGGCAGCTGCTGAGAGATGGCAAGAAAGA AAAAGCCAAGTCATTGCTAAAGAAGAAGCGCTACCAAGAGCAGCTGCTAGATAAAACAGAAAACCAAATCAGCAACCTGGAACGCATG GTCCAGGATATTGAATTCACCCAGATTGAAATGAAGGTGATTGAAGGCCTGAAAATTGGCAATGAATGTCTGAATAAAATGCATGAG GTCATGTCAGTAGAAGAAGTGGAAAGAATAATAGATGAAACCCAAGATGCTGTGGAATATCAAAAG CAAATCGATGAAATGTTGGCTGGCAGCTTCACCGAAGAAGATGAAGATGCCATTTTAGAAGAATTAAATGCCATTACTCAG GAACAGCTCGAGCTCCCTGAAGTTCCCGCTGAGCCACTCCCGGAAAAGACCCCAG AAGCATCACCTGTCAAGATCAAGGCCAAGCCAGAACTGGTGGCAGCATCTTAA